One region of Thiorhodovibrio frisius genomic DNA includes:
- a CDS encoding type II toxin-antitoxin system TacA family antitoxin, with the protein MSALNPTKTDRIDVRTSHSVKLLLQEAARASHKTVSEFLLDAGLTAANQALADRRHFQLDEAQWRAFAAALDRPVQSKPRLNRLLNDPGVLG; encoded by the coding sequence ATGAGCGCATTGAATCCCACCAAGACGGATCGAATCGACGTCCGTACCAGCCATTCGGTGAAGCTGCTACTGCAAGAAGCGGCCCGCGCCAGTCATAAAACGGTCAGCGAATTCCTGCTGGATGCAGGCCTGACGGCCGCTAACCAAGCCCTCGCGGATCGCCGCCATTTTCAGCTGGATGAAGCACAGTGGCGGGCCTTTGCAGCGGCGTTGGATCGTCCTGTTCAGAGCAAGCCGCGCCTGAACCGACTGCTCAATGACCCTGGGGTTTTGGGTTGA
- a CDS encoding GNAT family N-acetyltransferase, translating to MSVGYEAVRKLTAVDLIDGFDCGEPALNLFLQRFALTNQKANSAQTYVCCQDGAVVAFYSLAVGSIDPLVAPARVLKGMARHPVPVMILARLAVDQHHQARGLGKAMLKDALMRTAQAADIAGIRCLLVHAKDDTARRWYEAWEFEPSPTDPYHLFLLLKDLKAMLSG from the coding sequence TTGAGCGTCGGCTATGAGGCGGTTCGCAAACTCACGGCGGTCGATCTTATCGATGGGTTCGACTGTGGGGAACCGGCGCTCAATCTTTTTCTGCAGCGTTTCGCGCTCACCAATCAGAAAGCCAACAGCGCCCAGACCTACGTTTGCTGCCAAGACGGTGCAGTCGTGGCTTTCTACAGCCTGGCTGTTGGCAGCATCGACCCCCTTGTTGCGCCGGCTCGGGTCTTGAAGGGGATGGCTCGTCACCCTGTGCCGGTCATGATTCTGGCGCGCCTTGCGGTCGATCAACATCACCAGGCCCGTGGGTTAGGCAAAGCCATGCTGAAAGATGCCCTAATGCGCACAGCACAGGCCGCCGATATTGCCGGCATTCGCTGTTTGTTGGTGCATGCGAAGGACGATACAGCCAGGCGGTGGTACGAAGCCTGGGAGTTCGAACCCAGTCCAACCGATCCGTATCATCTGTTCCTCCTACTGAAGGATCTTAAGGCGATGCTCAGTGGATAG